Proteins encoded together in one Nocardioides marinisabuli window:
- a CDS encoding histidine phosphatase family protein, whose amino-acid sequence MSRTLVLLRHGQTASNRERRIQGQLDVDLDDTGREQAARTAPVVAALRPDVVWCSDLARARATVAPVLRELGREPSWASYDARLREFHLGERQGLTHDEYRALDATEFSAFRAGDYDVVPGAEKAAEVGLRMGEALGELLRATPAGGTALAVSHGAAIRVATGALLGWPEQQFATLQGVGNCGWVVFREHAGDGVLRLEAYNRTVS is encoded by the coding sequence GTGAGCCGCACCCTGGTCCTGCTCCGGCACGGCCAGACCGCCTCCAACCGCGAGCGGCGGATCCAGGGCCAGCTCGACGTCGACCTCGACGACACCGGCCGCGAGCAGGCGGCGCGCACCGCGCCCGTCGTGGCCGCGCTGCGCCCGGACGTCGTGTGGTGCTCCGACCTGGCCCGTGCCCGGGCCACCGTCGCGCCGGTGCTGCGCGAGCTGGGCCGCGAGCCGTCGTGGGCGTCGTACGACGCACGGCTGCGCGAGTTCCACCTCGGCGAGCGGCAGGGCCTCACCCACGACGAGTACCGCGCGCTCGACGCGACGGAGTTCTCGGCGTTCCGGGCCGGTGACTACGACGTGGTGCCGGGGGCCGAGAAGGCCGCCGAGGTGGGCCTGCGGATGGGCGAGGCGCTCGGCGAGCTGCTGCGGGCGACCCCCGCGGGCGGCACCGCGCTGGCGGTCTCGCACGGGGCGGCGATCCGCGTCGCCACCGGGGCGCTGCTGGGGTGGCCCGAGCAGCAGTTCGCGACCCTCCAGGGAGTCGGGAACTGCGGCTGGGTGGTCTTCCGCGAGCACGCCGGCGACGGCGTGCTGCGCCTCGAGGCCTACAACCGCACGGTGTCCTGA